A DNA window from Rhodococcus sp. Z13 contains the following coding sequences:
- a CDS encoding acyl-CoA dehydrogenase family protein, with protein MDFALSDEQEALAEAERAWLTRNDPITARRPGIDDGPARVNEAGIQHLVESGLIGLLTTETGGTHVDLAVLVEEHGRACSPLPVAELAVAARLLERAGHPAAEEAAAGTRLVVPAVASLEDPALQARIDGSVLQLSGTTAPVTGLLDAESVVVAARTGSGDEVAAVLPLSGIDIRVLDTLDLTRSWAVAGIDAAVSEWSALPTGTLALLHDQLALFRTTDALGAAARLVDMTVEYAGQRTQFDRPVGSFQAVKHHCANMTLSVEASRAALWAAAVALDGNDPAERARAVSAAAAFAGHGSSTTAQTALQVHGGIGFTWEHDVHLLLRRIKVDELLDGSVSYHRRRLAVA; from the coding sequence ATGGACTTCGCACTGAGCGACGAACAGGAAGCCCTCGCCGAGGCGGAACGCGCCTGGCTCACCCGGAACGACCCGATCACCGCGCGCCGGCCCGGCATCGACGACGGTCCGGCGCGGGTGAACGAGGCCGGGATCCAGCACCTCGTCGAATCCGGTCTGATCGGGTTGCTCACCACCGAGACCGGTGGCACCCACGTCGATCTGGCGGTGCTCGTCGAGGAACACGGACGGGCATGCAGTCCGTTGCCGGTCGCCGAGCTGGCCGTCGCAGCACGGCTTCTCGAACGCGCCGGGCATCCGGCCGCGGAGGAGGCCGCGGCGGGAACCCGTCTCGTGGTACCGGCCGTCGCGTCGCTCGAGGATCCCGCCCTGCAGGCGCGGATCGACGGGTCCGTCCTGCAACTGAGCGGCACGACCGCCCCGGTCACCGGTCTGCTCGACGCGGAGTCCGTCGTCGTCGCGGCCCGCACCGGTTCCGGCGACGAAGTCGCCGCCGTACTTCCCCTGAGCGGGATCGACATCCGTGTCCTCGACACCCTCGACCTCACCCGGTCCTGGGCGGTCGCGGGGATCGACGCCGCCGTGTCCGAGTGGTCGGCACTGCCCACCGGCACCCTCGCCCTGCTGCACGACCAACTCGCACTGTTCCGGACGACGGATGCGCTCGGTGCCGCCGCCCGGCTCGTCGACATGACGGTCGAATACGCCGGTCAGCGAACACAGTTCGACCGACCAGTCGGGAGTTTCCAGGCCGTCAAGCACCACTGCGCGAACATGACCCTGTCGGTGGAGGCGTCGCGCGCCGCCTTGTGGGCCGCTGCCGTCGCCCTCGACGGGAACGACCCCGCCGAGCGGGCTCGGGCGGTGTCCGCGGCAGCGGCCTTCGCCGGGCACGGGAGCAGCACGACGGCACAGACCGCGCTGCAGGTGCACGGCGGGATCGGGTTCACCTGGGAACACGATGTACACCTGCTGCTGCGCAGGATCAAG